One stretch of Clupea harengus chromosome 2, Ch_v2.0.2, whole genome shotgun sequence DNA includes these proteins:
- the LOC105908697 gene encoding protein NLRC3-like isoform X1 translates to MEETAAKTSLSEGGKVKESSSRSLIHQERPPSPVPTCVSMKSDQSVERMIDFQNADYTDASRGQMQEWDPDAVSDPFTKSQQEDLKHIFQVLEKKIITFVKNELKRFKKMLSPDYQENFEKKEDDESDVREGALKMALHFLKNMKLKDLADKLQQNELDVVFQTELKRNLKNKYQSVFEGIPKQGSSALLEKIYTEVYITEGGSGKVNEEHEVRQIESRSKRPAGQETSIRCSDIFKPLPGQDKPIRSIVTKGVAGIGKTVSVQKFILDWAEGKENQDIHFIFPLLFRELNLMREKQLSLMDLLHHFFTEIKQLTSLSQGKYKALFICDGLDECRLQLDFQKNQSLTDVTEVTSLDVLLTNVIKGNLLHSALLWITSRPAAANQIPPDCVDRVTEVQGFNDPQKEEYFRKRISDQNLASEVISHIKLSRSLHIMCHIPVFCWIAATVLGVILGSSGGGQIPKTLTEMYTYFLIFQTKQSNLKFENVQNLDPQWNQEVILGLGQLAYEQLEKGNLIFYEEDLKESGIDVREAAVCSGICSQIFREESGLYKDKVFCFVHLSVQEYLAALYVFLVMAVKGKDIISTHQTPGTLIQQKWTRSVIRTSKHQGHEVAGSLSPSMKKSMIILQKSAVDKALKHEDGRFDLFLRFLLGLSLESNQTLLHGLLQRGRNQMGNEETISYIKEKIREVPSSERVINLFHCLNELNDHSLVEEVQRLLIAGTLSGAELSPAQWSALVFVLLTSEQKLDVFDLKKYTRSDEGLLRLQPVLDKSQKAQLNSCGLTERSCTALACILSKPSSKLKNVDLSDNSIGDIGVQKLCSGLENPNCELETLK, encoded by the exons ATGGAGGAAACAGCAGCCAAAACGAGTCTTTCAGAAGGAGGGAAGGTGAAGGAATCCTCTTCAAG GAGCCTCATCCATCAGGAGAGACCcccatcacctgtgcccacttgtgtgtccatgaagagtgaccagtcagtGGAGCGCATGATCGACTTCCAGAATGCAGATTACACTGATGCATCAAG AGGCCAGATGCAGGAATGGGACCCAGATGCTGTCAGTGACCCGTTTACCAAGTCTCAACAGGAGGACCTGAAACACATATTCCAG GTGTTAGAGAAGAAGATCATCACCTTTGTGAAGAATGAGCTGAAGAGATTCAAGAAGATGCTGAGTCCAGATTACCAAGAGAACTTTGAGAAAAAAGAGGATGATGAGAGTGATGTCAGAGAAGGGGCTCTGAAGATGGCACTGCACTTCCTTAAGAATATGAAGCTGAAAGATCTTGCTGACAAACTGCAACAAA ATGAGCTGGATGTAGTTTTTCAGACTGAGctgaaaagaaatctcaagaacAAGTACCAGAGTGTTTTTGAAGGAATACCCAAGCAAGGAAGCTCTGCTCTTCTAGAAAAGATCTACACAGaggtctacatcacagagggaggaagtggaaaagTAAATGAAGAGCATGAAGTCAGACAGATTGAGTCAAGATCCAAGAGACCAGCTGGACAGGAGACATCAATCAgatgcagtgacatctttaaacccTTACCTGGCCAAGACAAACCAATCAGAAGTATTGTCACAAAAGGAGTTGCTGGCATTGGTAAAACTGTCTCAGTTCAGAAGTTCATCCTTGACTgggcagagggaaaagaaaaccagGATATCCACTTCATATTTCCACTGCTTTTTCGAGAGCTGAACctcatgagagaaaaacagctctctttgatggatctcctccaccacttcttcacagaaataaagcagttaacctctctcagccaagggaaGTACAAAGCGTTGTTCATCTGCGATGGTCTGGATGAATGTCGACTCCAACTAGACTTTCAGAAAAATCAAAGTTTGACTGATGTGACAGAGGTCACCTCATTGGATGTACTCCTGACAAATGTCATCAAGGGTAATCTGCTCCATTCTGCTTTACTTTGGATTACCTCTCGACCAGccgcagccaatcaaatcccgCCTGATTGTGTTGACCGGGTCACAGAGGTACAAGGgttcaatgacccacagaaggaggagtacttcaggaagaggatcAGTGATCAGAATCTTGCCAGCGAAGTCATCTCGCACATCAAATTATCAAGGAGCCTCCACATTATGTGCCACATACCAGTGTTCTGCTGGATTGCTGCTACTGTTCTTGGGGTAATTCTTGGCTCTTCAGGAGGTGGACAGATTCCAAAGACTTTGACAGAGATGTATACctatttccttatttttcaaaccAAACAGAGCAACCTAAAGTTTGAAAATGTGCAGAACCTTGATCCACAGTGGAACCAAGAAGTTATCCTTGGTCTTGGACAGTTGGCATATGAACAGTTAGAGAAGGGTAATCTGATTTTCTATGAAGAAGACCTAAAAGAGTCTGGAATTGATGTCAGAGAGGCAGCAGTGTGCTCTGGCATCTGCTCCCAGATCTTTCGAGAAGAATCAGGGCTTTATAAAGATAAGGTGTTCTGCTTTGTGCATTTAAGTGTCCAGGAGTATCTTGCAgccttgtatgtgtttttggtgATGGCAGTTAAAGGGAAAGACATAATATCCACACACCAAACTCCTGGAACATTgattcagcagaaatggacaaggagtGTAATAAGGACATCcaaacaccaaggtcatgaAGTGGCAGGGAGTTTGTCTCCTTCAATGAAGAAATCCATGATCATCTTACAGAAGAGTGCTGTGGACAAAGCTTTGAAGCATGAAGATGGACGCTTTGACCTATTCCTCCGTTTccttcttggcctctctctggagtctAACCAGACTCTCCTGCATGGCCTACTACAGAGAGGACGAAATCAGATGGGCAATGAAGAAACAATCAGTTACATTAAGGAAAAGATCAGGGAGGTTCCTTCATCAGAAAGGGTGATcaacctcttccactgtctgaatgaaCTCAATGATCACTCCTTAGTGGAAGAGGTCCAAAGGCTGCTGATTGCTGGGACACTTTCTGGAGCTGAACTTTCACCTGCCCAGTGGTCAGCtctagtgtttgtgctgctgacatCAGAACAGAAGCTGGATGTGTTTGACTTGAAGAAGTACACCAGGTCTGATGAAGGTCTCCTAAGGCTGCAGCCAGTACTGGATAAATCTCAAAAGGCTCA GCTCAATAGCTGTGGGCTCACTGAAAGGAGCTGTACAGCACTGGCATGTATCCTCAGCAAACCATcttcaaaactgaaaaatgtggatCTCAGTGACAACAGTATTGGAGATATTGGGGTCCAAAAACTCTGTAGTGGACTGGAGAACCCAAACTGTGAACTGGAGACACTCAAGTAA